The Salinicoccus roseus DNA segment ATCAGGGACCTTGGAGTGTACAGTGAACTCCATAACCCGAGCATTACAATGGAAGAAATAAGGGAACTGAATCCACAGGGCATCATCCTCTCAGGCGGACCGCGTTCCGTCTATGCAGAAGATGCATTCACTGTAGACCCTGAAGTGTTTGAACTCGGCGTACCGGTGCTCGGCATCTGCTACGGCATGCAGCTCATCACACAGCTGAACGGCGGGGAAGTCGTCCCATCCAACGAAAAGGAATTCGGACCGACTGAAATCAGTCTGGATATCAACGCGCCCCTCTTCAAGGGACTGGCTGAAAGCGAAATCGTCCTGATGAGCCACAGTGATAAAGTCACGCACATCCCGGATTCCTTCAAGCAGATCGCCTATACGCCGCTATGCCAGTATGCAGGCATCAAGCATGAAGAGAAGGAAATCTATGGTGTGCAGTTCCACCCGGAATCCAAGCACTCCAAAAATGGAGATACATTCCTCAGGAATTTCATCCGTGATATCTGTGGATGTCACGGAGAATGGACGATGGATAACTTCATCGCTATTGAAATCGATAAGATCCGCGAGGAGGTCGGCGACAGAAAAGTGCTTTGTGCAATGAGCGGCGGAGTGGATTCATCCGTTACCGCTGTATTGATGCACCGGGCAATCGGTGACAACCTCACATGCATCTTCGTCGACCACGGTCTCCTCCGTAAGGGAGAGGCGGAAATGGTCATGGAACAGTTCGGCGAAGGTTTCAACATGAATATCATCAAAGTGGATGCGAAAGACCGCTTCCTGAATAAACTTAAAGGCGTGGCTGACCCGGAACAGAAGCGGAAGATCATCGGCAATGAATTCATCTATGTATTCGACGATGAAGCTTCCAAGCTTGAAGACGTGGACTTCCTTGCACAGGGCACGCTCTACACGGACATCATCGAGTCCGGTACAGAGACGGCAACGACGATCAAGTCGCACCATAACGTCGGCGGGCTGCCTGAAGACATGCAGTTCAAACTGCTTGAGCCGCTCAACACATTGTTCAAGGATGAAGTGCGTGAACTCGGCATAGAACTCGGCATTCCTGAGCACCTTGTTTGGAGACAGCCTTTCCCGGGTCCGGGCCTCGGCATCCGCATACTTGGTGAAATTACAGAAGAGAAGCTGGAAATTGTGCGCGAAAGTGACTGGATCCTGCGGGACGAAATCAAGAAGGCGGGTCTCGACCGTGAAATCTGGCAGTATTTTACAGTCCTTCCCGACATCCGCTCCGTCGGTGTCATGGGCGACTACCGTACGTACAGCCACACGATCGGCATCCGCGCCGTCACAAGCATCGACGGTATGACGAGTGAATTCGCCAAGATCGACTGGGACGTATTGGAACGCATATCAAAGCGCCTCGTCAATGAGAGCGAACAGATCAACCGCGTGGTCTACGATGTGACAAGCAAGCCGCCGGCTACGATCGAGTGGGAATAGCCACATGCAACTAGAGCCCCTGTAACGGTTACCGTTACAGGGGCTCTCTTTTAAAATGAGGGACTTGAAATCATGTTATTTTGGTTCATACGACCAGGACCATCTTTCTCCATCAGAGAAGAAATGATAGACATTTCCATGCTCATACAGATGGAAGTCATAGATGCCTGATCTCACCGGTTTTTCATTCAACTTCTCTGGATGGTTATGGGCTAGGTAAATCAGCTCATCATCCGTAAAGTCCTCTACAGGTTCATATGACCATTTCCAGTACGTGCCGTCATAGGAGAAGTGGAAATCGTATCCGTCATGGATAAAATTATAGGCATATGGTGTATCCTGCACCGGAGCCGCATTTAATTTTTCAGGTGAATATAATGCCAGTTCAGCCAGACGTTCTTTTGTTGTGCCATCTTCCTCTCGAGTCATATCGTTCTGGCCATCATTTCCTTCCGCCTGAAGCTGCTGTTCCTTTTGGTATATTGCTGCGACCCTTTCATTGAATTCCACTTGGGACAAATCGCCGAAATCCTTTTCGTAAGCTAAATCGTTTATTCTATCTTGAGCTTCTTGGGACATCCATGTTGTATCGAAATCTGTATTTGCCCATCCGTCACCATCCGGGTCGGTTTCGGCAGGGAGTATTTCGCCCCAGACTGTCTTCGCACCTTCTTCTTCATCCAAGTCATCCGCTTCTGCCGTGCCGCTCATTCCTGTAAACACTAGTGTGCTTGAGACTAATAGTGAACCGAGTACAGCTCTTCTCTTCATTCAAGAACTCTCCTTTCAGAAATGATTGGTCTCTCTATCGTAAAATTAACACAGGCGAACCGATGTTTCAAATGTACTGAAAATAGATAAAACTGGAATTTTGCGGGTTTGGTAGAAGCTTCCGGGTTTCCTGTGTGGTGGACTGCTCTTTGGAAAGATTTGAAGAAG contains these protein-coding regions:
- the guaA gene encoding glutamine-hydrolyzing GMP synthase — translated: MEMAKEQELILVIDYGSQYNQLITRRIRDLGVYSELHNPSITMEEIRELNPQGIILSGGPRSVYAEDAFTVDPEVFELGVPVLGICYGMQLITQLNGGEVVPSNEKEFGPTEISLDINAPLFKGLAESEIVLMSHSDKVTHIPDSFKQIAYTPLCQYAGIKHEEKEIYGVQFHPESKHSKNGDTFLRNFIRDICGCHGEWTMDNFIAIEIDKIREEVGDRKVLCAMSGGVDSSVTAVLMHRAIGDNLTCIFVDHGLLRKGEAEMVMEQFGEGFNMNIIKVDAKDRFLNKLKGVADPEQKRKIIGNEFIYVFDDEASKLEDVDFLAQGTLYTDIIESGTETATTIKSHHNVGGLPEDMQFKLLEPLNTLFKDEVRELGIELGIPEHLVWRQPFPGPGLGIRILGEITEEKLEIVRESDWILRDEIKKAGLDREIWQYFTVLPDIRSVGVMGDYRTYSHTIGIRAVTSIDGMTSEFAKIDWDVLERISKRLVNESEQINRVVYDVTSKPPATIEWE